One Glutamicibacter halophytocola DNA segment encodes these proteins:
- a CDS encoding alpha/beta fold hydrolase, whose product MHGTDFRRVLVFGASGLIGRHLILALLEAGAQVTAAVRSPESAARLKKWLDLHGAAPGIKTAIVDFGAPEILAGGPAAFADITEIHNCAGTYRFGMSAQEARSANVGIVEKLMDFAAALPELQRIVHISGYRVGGQDPSLAGWSQERRDRLYRTLGAYEASKVESDAVFQALGNERGIPWSILNPASVIGHSITGETDQHIGLASTIEQLWEGKTAALPAGDSTFLPVLTVDYMAAFMQAVAIAPEAIGTSYWLLDDATAPLGQLLASTGRHLGAKVPKLRLPVGLIKALPSWITKADPETLHFMSADRYPTGPAIEFANRHGLQMPDAGLSLERWADYLAAHRFGAAPADARRFVDVGGVKTFELGDREARKLIFPGLPVNADTWAGVAQGIGGRAVDLPGLGLSGGKGIADWDRWLAALLEGGPVDLIGHSIGAAAAVLAADQHPGKVRSLTLVAPFFLQGPADRTAKIQPLVRSYLRHASAARLSRQLTGSAASCAALATSASDLLRSSAAAAAAHLALASSGQWRGELREALDRYDGPLSVIWGTDDPLLPSAIEHLESRPEVELQALPSAGHHLQLTHEDALVDLLK is encoded by the coding sequence ATGCACGGCACGGATTTTCGCCGGGTACTGGTCTTCGGGGCATCGGGGCTGATCGGACGGCACCTCATCCTTGCCCTGCTGGAAGCCGGAGCGCAGGTGACAGCAGCCGTCCGGAGTCCTGAATCTGCAGCAAGGCTCAAAAAATGGCTGGACCTGCACGGCGCGGCACCAGGGATCAAGACGGCGATCGTAGACTTCGGCGCCCCCGAAATCCTGGCCGGCGGACCGGCAGCGTTCGCCGATATCACCGAAATCCACAATTGCGCCGGAACCTACCGATTCGGCATGAGCGCGCAAGAAGCCCGCAGCGCCAACGTCGGCATCGTCGAGAAGCTGATGGATTTTGCCGCAGCGCTGCCTGAGCTGCAGCGCATCGTGCATATCTCCGGATATCGCGTTGGCGGGCAGGATCCCTCGCTCGCTGGGTGGTCGCAAGAGCGCCGCGATCGGCTCTACCGGACACTTGGCGCGTACGAAGCCTCCAAGGTGGAGTCCGACGCGGTATTCCAGGCTCTGGGCAACGAACGCGGAATTCCTTGGAGCATCCTCAATCCGGCGAGCGTCATCGGCCACAGCATTACCGGGGAAACAGATCAGCACATTGGGCTGGCCAGCACCATTGAACAACTCTGGGAAGGGAAAACCGCTGCCCTGCCCGCAGGCGACTCGACTTTCCTGCCGGTGCTCACCGTCGACTACATGGCCGCGTTCATGCAGGCCGTGGCTATCGCGCCGGAGGCAATCGGCACATCCTATTGGCTGTTGGATGACGCCACCGCGCCGCTGGGGCAACTGCTGGCCAGCACCGGCCGCCATCTTGGCGCGAAAGTTCCCAAGCTGCGCTTGCCCGTGGGGCTTATCAAGGCGCTTCCTTCATGGATTACCAAAGCCGATCCGGAAACGCTGCATTTCATGTCCGCGGATCGCTATCCGACCGGGCCCGCGATCGAATTCGCCAACCGGCATGGACTCCAGATGCCTGATGCCGGCCTCTCGCTGGAGCGCTGGGCCGACTATCTGGCCGCACACCGATTCGGAGCCGCACCAGCTGATGCACGCCGCTTTGTCGATGTCGGGGGAGTGAAAACCTTTGAACTGGGCGACCGCGAGGCGCGCAAGTTGATCTTCCCTGGACTTCCGGTGAATGCCGATACGTGGGCCGGCGTGGCCCAGGGAATTGGAGGAAGGGCCGTTGACCTGCCAGGCCTTGGGCTCAGTGGCGGGAAGGGCATCGCGGATTGGGACCGCTGGCTCGCCGCCCTTCTGGAAGGTGGCCCGGTGGACCTGATCGGGCACTCCATCGGAGCAGCCGCCGCGGTGCTCGCCGCCGATCAGCACCCAGGCAAGGTCCGCTCCTTGACCTTGGTCGCGCCGTTCTTCTTGCAAGGGCCCGCAGACAGGACGGCGAAGATCCAGCCGCTGGTTCGAAGCTATTTGCGCCATGCCAGCGCGGCACGGCTCTCCCGCCAATTGACCGGAAGCGCGGCGAGCTGCGCGGCCTTGGCCACCAGCGCCAGCGATCTGTTGCGAAGTTCCGCCGCAGCGGCAGCTGCGCACCTGGCCCTGGCAAGTTCCGGGCAATGGCGCGGGGAATTGCGGGAGGCGCTCGATCGCTATGACGGGCCGCTGAGCGTGATCTGGGGAACCGATGACCCGTTGCTGCCCTCGGCAATCGAGCATCTGGAGTCCAGGCCCGAGGTGGAACTGCAGGCCCTTCCCTCCGCGGGGCACCACCTGCAGCTCACCCACGAGGATGCCCTGGTCGACCTGTTGAAGTAG